The genome window TAAAACTGAGATAGAAAACAGCGGTGCTGCCGGAACTTATAAATTACAGATTGATATTATTGACAGCAAAGGAAAGGCTGTTAAATCAATCGAGAGTCAAGAGAATATTGATAAAACAAGCAATTTATCTAAAGATATTGAAATTCAAAATCCTAAATTATGGGATATTGAAGCCCCGAATCTCTATACTGCGGTAACCAAACTATATTCCGGCAAAACACTTATTGACAGCCAAACGATTACATTTGGAATAAAAAATGCCGAATTTAGAGCCGAAACCGGTTTTTGGCTGAATAATAAAAATTACAAAATAAAAGGAGTCTGCCTTCATCACGACGGAGGTGCTGTTGGCGCTGCAGTGCCACTAGGCGTTTGGAAAGAGCGGTTGAAAAAATTAAAAGAAGTGGGTGTGAACGGAATCCGTACCTCACACAATCCTGTAGCTCCAGAGTTTCTTGATTTGTGCGATCAAATGGGATTTGTGGTTATGGACGAAACTTTCGATACCTGGACAGCCGCCAAGCATAATGGCGAAAAAGGATATAATTTATACTTCAAGGACTGGTGGGAACAAGATACGAGAGATATGATTTTGAGAGACCGAAATCATCCTTCAATTGTTATTTACAGCATAGGGAATGAAATCCATGATGACCTTAGTTATCCTGAAGGCTACAAAACTTATAAAATGCAGGAAGATGTTGTAAAAAAATACGACAGCACCAAGCCTGTAACCATGGCTCTTTTCAGACCAGCAAATTCCAAAGTATATCTTAGCGGTTTTGCAGAACAAATGAATGTTGTAGGGCAAAATTACCGTGAAAACGAATTAATTGCCGCGCATGAAGAGCATCCAACCTGGAAAGTTATTGGTACCGAAAACACTCATGTGATCAACCAATGGCTGGCTTTGAGAGACAAACCTTATATGGCTGGGCAGTTTTTATGGACGGGCTACGATTATCTGGGAGAAGCCGACTGGCCAGAAACCACCAATAATCAAGGGCTGTTTGACAGAGCTGGAAACTGGAAACAGGAGGCACTGCAAAGAGAAAGCTGGTGGTCATCAAAACCTGTGGTGCATATTGTGAGAAAATCAGATAATGCTGGGGCTGGATTCTGGATTTCTGATTGGACTCCAAGTGATTTTGACACTTATGACAATGCCAAAATAAATGTTTACAGTAATTGTGACGAAGTAGAGCTTTTTCTGAACGACAAATCATTAGGAACATTAAAAAAACCGGCAGATGATTCACCAAGAGAATGGAATGTCACTTTTGAACAAGGAACAATAAAAGCAATTGGAAAAAACAACGGAAAAGCTGCAGCCAAGGAAGAACACACTTCTGCCGGAAAACCAGCCAAAATTATCCTGACCAAAAGCAATGCAGTACTTGCCAACAACTGGGACGATGTAAACTTCATTACCGCGACCATTGTTGACGAAAAAGGAATCAGATGCGCTAATGCCGATAATCAGATAAAATTCACAATTACCGATTCAGGCAAAATCATTGCTGTAGACAATGGAAATATCATAAACCACGATGGTTACCAAGGCCCAGCTGTAAGAGCTTATCAAGGAAAAGCAATCGCGATTATTAAAGCAGTAAAAGATAACGGCACAATAACCGTTAAAGCAGATGCTGAAGGTTTAGAACAAGGCTCACTGCCTGTCGAGATTGTTTCTGATAAAAAATAGACTTACTTCCAATAACTAAAAAAGCTTCAGATTCCTCTGAAGCTTTTTTAGTATCTATCATTATTTATTATTTCATCTTAATTTTCAATACAATAACCGAATAAGCAGGCAGATTAAGCTGTGCTTTCTCCCCTTTCAAATTGTATTCGCTTTCTGTCGGACTTATTTTTTTAGGAGAGGCAAAAGTATTTTCATCCTGTAGATTTGGGCTGGTAAGCGTAATTATACTTCCTTTTGACAATAATTTACTTCCTTTTAAATCAACAGTAACTTCTTGTGCTGTAGCAGCTGTATTTACCAGTTTTACAATTATTTCTTTAGAATTAACATCTTTCACCGCAGAAGCATACAAACTGTTTTGTCCTGTCAGCGGCTGTCCGTCTTTAGTAATAGATAATAAATCAGTTCCTT of Flavobacterium marginilacus contains these proteins:
- a CDS encoding glycoside hydrolase family 2 TIM barrel-domain containing protein, with product MKDLKKTKVQLFIRCFLFVLVFTTTAVFSQGRKTIPFDASWQFKTGEIANAEKPTFDDKTWKTLDVPHDWSIEGPYDRENPSARGGGYLPAGIGWYRKTFQLDSTDANKMFSIEFDGVMANSDVWINGTHLGRRPYGYISFTYDLTPYLNFGKDKTNVIAVRADNSIQPASRYYTGAGIYRHVRLTAVNTTHFKHWGTQITTPNATTQKAIVNIKTEIENSGAAGTYKLQIDIIDSKGKAVKSIESQENIDKTSNLSKDIEIQNPKLWDIEAPNLYTAVTKLYSGKTLIDSQTITFGIKNAEFRAETGFWLNNKNYKIKGVCLHHDGGAVGAAVPLGVWKERLKKLKEVGVNGIRTSHNPVAPEFLDLCDQMGFVVMDETFDTWTAAKHNGEKGYNLYFKDWWEQDTRDMILRDRNHPSIVIYSIGNEIHDDLSYPEGYKTYKMQEDVVKKYDSTKPVTMALFRPANSKVYLSGFAEQMNVVGQNYRENELIAAHEEHPTWKVIGTENTHVINQWLALRDKPYMAGQFLWTGYDYLGEADWPETTNNQGLFDRAGNWKQEALQRESWWSSKPVVHIVRKSDNAGAGFWISDWTPSDFDTYDNAKINVYSNCDEVELFLNDKSLGTLKKPADDSPREWNVTFEQGTIKAIGKNNGKAAAKEEHTSAGKPAKIILTKSNAVLANNWDDVNFITATIVDEKGIRCANADNQIKFTITDSGKIIAVDNGNIINHDGYQGPAVRAYQGKAIAIIKAVKDNGTITVKADAEGLEQGSLPVEIVSDKK